The proteins below come from a single Candidatus Zixiibacteriota bacterium genomic window:
- a CDS encoding IS110 family transposase — protein sequence QGKSKMTALVAVMRKMITILNTMLAKKERWNPKLA from the coding sequence CAAGGAAAAAGCAAAATGACCGCCTTGGTTGCAGTGATGAGGAAAATGATAACCATTCTTAACACGATGCTCGCAAAAAAAGAAAGGTGGAACCCTAAATTAGCTTGA